A stretch of the Acanthopagrus latus isolate v.2019 chromosome 9, fAcaLat1.1, whole genome shotgun sequence genome encodes the following:
- the nms gene encoding neuromedin-U isoform X1, with product MTLPTVQQLFLLCLFGFLGPWSTTDASPLDQWEDGIVLRKVRGVQSEDFNDVSWRDQNEEQVQNVFKRFLFHYSKARNSVGAVQHEQTHSVHPLMRLLPKLSQRRNKKVLLLKIRGLPEGML from the exons aTGACTCTGCCAACGGTGcaacaactttttcttttatgtttgttcGGGTTTCTTGGACCTTGGAGCACAACAG ATGCCAGTCCTTTGGATCAGTGGGAAGATGGGATAGTGTTAAGAAAG GTGCGAGGCGTCCAAAGTGAGGATTTTAATGATGTTTCGTGGAGAGACCAGAATGAG GAGCAAGTCCAGAATGTTTTCAAAAGA ttcctGTTTCATTACTCTAAAGCACGCAACTCTGTTGGAGCTGTACAGCATGAG CAGACTCACTCAGTTCATCCTCTGATGCGACTTCTCCCCAAGCTCTCCCAGAGGAGGAATAAGAAGGTGCTACTACTG AAGATTCGAGGGCTGCCGGAGGGGATGCTGTAG
- the nms gene encoding neuromedin-S isoform X2, producing the protein MTLPTVQQLFLLCLFGFLGPWSTTDASPLDQWEDGIVLRKVRGVQSEDFNDVSWRDQNEEQVQNVFKRFLFHYSKARNSVGAVQHETHSVHPLMRLLPKLSQRRNKKVLLLKIRGLPEGML; encoded by the exons aTGACTCTGCCAACGGTGcaacaactttttcttttatgtttgttcGGGTTTCTTGGACCTTGGAGCACAACAG ATGCCAGTCCTTTGGATCAGTGGGAAGATGGGATAGTGTTAAGAAAG GTGCGAGGCGTCCAAAGTGAGGATTTTAATGATGTTTCGTGGAGAGACCAGAATGAG GAGCAAGTCCAGAATGTTTTCAAAAGA ttcctGTTTCATTACTCTAAAGCACGCAACTCTGTTGGAGCTGTACAGCATGAG ACTCACTCAGTTCATCCTCTGATGCGACTTCTCCCCAAGCTCTCCCAGAGGAGGAATAAGAAGGTGCTACTACTG AAGATTCGAGGGCTGCCGGAGGGGATGCTGTAG
- the pdcl3 gene encoding phosducin-like protein 3, protein MFRLFVSVGVDPPAVLLFPCLGGEQWCDFRGSFSSIKMQDPNEDTEWNDILRKKGILPPKEEPKDDEEEELALQQQSVVKTYEDMTLEELDENEDEFGEEDEAAIEMYRKQRIAEWKATQLKNVFGEVAEISGQDYIKEVNKAGDGIWVVLSLYKQGIPLCALINQHLTVLAKKFPQTKFLKSISTTCIPNYPDRNLPTIFVYFEGEMKAQFIGPLVFGGMNLKVDELEWRLSESGAVKTDLEENPKKQIEDKLMSSIRCSLPAGKDSDSEDEDY, encoded by the exons ATGTTCCGGCTATTTGTTTCTGTCGGAGTCGATCCGCCTGCGGTCCTTCTGTTTCCGTGTCTGGGAGGAGAGCAGTGGTGTGATTTTCGAGGAAGCTTTTCATCTATCAAAATGCAG GAcccaaatgaagacactgagtGGAATGACATCCTGAGGAAGAAAGGTATTCTTCCTCCCAAAGAGGAACCTaaagatgatgaggaggaggagctggccCTCCAACAGCAGTCTGTTG ttaaaacataTGAGGACATGACACTGGAAGAACTGGATGAGAATGAAGATGAGTTTGGTGAAGAAGATGAGGCTGCAATTGAGATGTACAG AAAGCAGCGTATTGCTGAGTGGAAGGCGACTCAGCTGAAGAATGTGTTCGGGGAGGTTGCTGAAATCTCGGGGCAGGACTACATCAAAGAGGTCAACAAGGCTGGAGACGGCATCTGGGTGGTGCTGTCCCTCTACAAACAGGG CATCCCTCTGTGTGCCCTCATCAACCAACACCTGACTGTACTGGCCAAGAAGTTCCCTCAGACCAAGTTCCTCAAGTCCATCTCCACCACCTGCATCCCAAACTACCCAGACCGAAACCTGCCCACCATCTTCGTCTACTttgagggagagatgaaggcGCAGTTCATTGGCCCACTGGTATTCGGAGGAATGAACCTCAAAGTTGATG AGCTGGAGTGGAGGTTATCAGAGAGTGGGGCGGTGAAGACGGACCTGGAAGAAAACCCCAAGAAACAAATCGAAGACAAGCTAATGTCATCGATCAGATGTTCGCTTCCTGCAGGAAAGGACAGTGACTCTGAAGATGAGGActattag